One Halioglobus japonicus DNA segment encodes these proteins:
- a CDS encoding primosomal protein N', with product MTILRLALPTPLRALFDYLPPAGSQSAQLRPGQRLSVPFGHRELCGVLVEVMADPQSTDFELKQASELLDPEPLLPKTLQKLCQWAADYYQHPIGEVLAAAFPTRLRKGNPHRGLTIPGWQLTTQGKGLGEGALGRSPRQAEALAALRQQGPTSGQQLAAAGIKRPALKSLQDKGLAEPCEISPAHCHASARPGLALNNEQAQALQALIATSEGFSCHLLEGVTGSGKTEVYLQLIAHCLAQGKQALVLIPEIGLTPQTLARFEQRFDTDIAVLHSGLGEVQRERAWEAARTGIARIVIGTRSAVLTPMVDPGLIVVDEEHDSSFKQQDGFRYSARDVAVKRGQLERCQVLLGSATPSLETLHNALQGRYQHHRLTERAGSGELPQLTVLDVRRQPLQAGLSEALVKAVGDTLARGEQSLLFLNRRGFAPTVQCHDCGWIADCNHCDARLTLHRRQRRLRCHHCGHSEPLPGSCPQCRSEQLLTQGVGTEQAEEFLRQRFPDTALYRVDSDSMQGREAMQALVDQVNEGQPCILLGTQMLTKGHHFPAVSLVGVIDMDALLFSGDFRGEERAAQLLTQVAGRAGRADTGGQVLIQTHHPEHPCLQGTLSQTYHEQALAMLAERLERNLPPTGNLALLRSDCTDARQGEHFLQTLRHNAQRQMPAGVALIGPLPAPMQRRAGRFRAQLLIHGGERAQVHRAARLLVSIAQRQKVARNLSWSVDIDPQDMF from the coding sequence GTGACCATACTGCGTCTGGCCCTGCCAACGCCCCTGCGCGCGCTGTTCGACTACCTGCCGCCGGCAGGCAGCCAATCGGCGCAGCTGCGCCCGGGGCAACGGCTCAGCGTTCCCTTTGGCCACCGCGAGCTCTGCGGCGTGCTGGTGGAAGTCATGGCAGATCCTCAATCCACCGATTTCGAGCTCAAGCAAGCCAGCGAGCTGCTGGATCCGGAACCACTGCTACCGAAGACCCTCCAGAAACTCTGCCAGTGGGCCGCCGACTACTATCAGCACCCGATCGGCGAAGTCCTGGCGGCGGCGTTCCCCACCCGCCTGCGCAAAGGCAACCCGCACCGCGGCCTGACTATTCCCGGCTGGCAATTAACCACCCAGGGCAAGGGCCTGGGCGAGGGCGCACTGGGGCGCTCGCCGCGTCAGGCAGAGGCGCTTGCGGCCCTGCGCCAGCAAGGCCCCACCAGCGGCCAGCAATTGGCCGCCGCAGGCATCAAACGCCCGGCGTTGAAATCCCTGCAGGACAAAGGGCTAGCAGAACCCTGCGAGATATCTCCCGCCCACTGCCACGCCAGCGCTCGACCGGGCCTGGCGCTCAACAACGAACAGGCGCAGGCGCTACAGGCACTGATAGCAACCTCAGAGGGGTTCAGCTGCCATCTGCTCGAGGGCGTCACCGGGTCGGGCAAAACCGAGGTTTATCTGCAGCTGATTGCCCACTGCCTGGCCCAGGGCAAGCAAGCCCTGGTCCTGATTCCGGAAATTGGGCTCACGCCTCAGACCCTGGCGCGGTTTGAGCAGCGCTTTGATACCGATATCGCCGTATTGCACTCGGGCCTCGGCGAGGTCCAGCGCGAGCGGGCCTGGGAGGCCGCGCGCACCGGTATCGCACGGATTGTCATTGGCACGCGCTCTGCGGTGTTGACCCCCATGGTCGATCCCGGCCTGATCGTGGTCGACGAGGAACACGACAGCTCTTTCAAGCAGCAGGACGGTTTCCGCTATTCTGCCAGGGATGTGGCGGTAAAGCGCGGCCAGCTCGAGCGCTGCCAGGTCTTGTTGGGCAGTGCCACGCCCTCATTGGAGACCCTGCACAATGCGCTGCAGGGCCGCTATCAGCACCACCGCCTCACCGAGCGAGCCGGTAGCGGCGAGCTCCCCCAACTCACCGTTCTGGATGTACGCCGTCAGCCGCTCCAGGCCGGCCTGTCGGAAGCCCTGGTCAAGGCCGTGGGGGATACACTGGCCCGGGGCGAACAGTCCCTTCTGTTTCTCAATCGGCGCGGCTTTGCTCCGACCGTGCAGTGCCACGACTGCGGCTGGATCGCCGACTGCAACCACTGCGACGCACGCCTGACGCTGCATCGCCGCCAGCGCCGTCTGCGCTGCCATCACTGCGGTCACAGCGAGCCACTGCCGGGTAGCTGCCCACAGTGCCGCAGTGAGCAATTACTTACCCAGGGAGTGGGCACAGAACAAGCAGAAGAGTTTCTAAGGCAACGATTCCCGGACACCGCCCTGTATCGCGTCGACAGCGATTCCATGCAGGGCCGGGAGGCCATGCAGGCGCTGGTCGATCAGGTTAATGAAGGCCAGCCTTGCATATTGCTGGGCACCCAGATGCTTACCAAGGGCCACCATTTCCCCGCGGTCTCCCTGGTGGGCGTCATCGACATGGATGCGCTGTTATTCAGCGGCGATTTTCGCGGTGAAGAACGCGCTGCCCAACTGCTGACCCAGGTGGCCGGACGCGCCGGACGCGCTGACACCGGTGGCCAGGTACTGATCCAGACCCACCACCCTGAGCATCCGTGCCTGCAGGGCACCCTGAGCCAGACCTATCACGAGCAAGCACTGGCCATGCTGGCGGAGCGCTTAGAGCGCAACCTGCCACCGACGGGCAACCTCGCCCTGCTGCGCAGCGACTGCACCGACGCCCGCCAGGGCGAACACTTCCTGCAGACACTGCGTCACAACGCCCAGCGTCAGATGCCCGCCGGCGTGGCCCTGATTGGCCCGCTACCCGCCCCCATGCAGCGCCGGGCCGGTCGGTTCCGGGCCCAGTTGCTGATTCACGGCGGCGAGCGAGCCCAGGTTCACCGGGCCGCGCGGCTACTGGTCAGTATCGCCCAGCGCCAGAAAGTGGCCCGCAATCTCAGTTGGTCGGTCGACATCGACCCCCAGGACATGTTCTAA
- the rpmE gene encoding 50S ribosomal protein L31: MQAELHPKYETVTATCSCGNKIETRSTLCQDLHIDVCSKCHPFFTGKQKIVDSGGRVDRFKKRFGSRGTKKS; the protein is encoded by the coding sequence ATGCAAGCTGAACTACATCCCAAGTACGAAACCGTGACTGCTACCTGCAGCTGCGGTAACAAGATCGAAACTCGCTCTACCCTGTGCCAGGACCTGCACATCGACGTGTGCTCGAAGTGCCACCCGTTCTTCACAGGTAAGCAGAAGATTGTTGATTCCGGCGGCCGTGTAGACCGCTTCAAGAAACGTTTTGGCAGCCGCGGCACCAAGAAAAGTTAA
- a CDS encoding thermonuclease family protein yields the protein MLRFVAEQKKRRPTASLALFLCLAVSACDGAGSPAGSASTAVAQCAADPATLRKAAVEHVYDGDTLRLRGGERVRLVGVNTPERGRDGAADEPFAEEARRTLQDLTRSGEVWLADAAQARDRHGRLLAYTFDAQGNSLSAQLLAQGMGFHVAIAPNTAYADCLAVAESGARAARRGVWGEPFYAPVRMADLGPGDGGFKRVRDVVTRVSFKDNGWWVQLGGKLGVKIAEPNQAAFKRSELRRLEGREVEVRGWLVPRDGGWWMLTLGHPEMLEMNPS from the coding sequence GTGCTGCGCTTCGTCGCAGAGCAGAAAAAGCGCCGACCCACCGCGAGTCTGGCGCTTTTTTTATGTCTGGCCGTCAGTGCTTGCGATGGCGCCGGGAGCCCCGCAGGCAGCGCCTCGACAGCGGTCGCGCAGTGCGCCGCAGATCCCGCGACCCTGCGCAAAGCCGCGGTAGAACATGTCTACGATGGCGACACGCTACGGTTGCGCGGTGGTGAGCGTGTTCGGCTGGTGGGGGTGAACACACCTGAGCGGGGTCGAGATGGCGCTGCCGATGAGCCATTCGCTGAAGAAGCCCGGCGTACCTTGCAGGACCTGACCCGTAGTGGCGAGGTTTGGTTGGCCGATGCTGCCCAAGCACGGGACCGCCATGGGCGGCTGCTCGCCTATACCTTCGATGCCCAGGGCAATAGCCTGTCGGCCCAGTTGCTTGCCCAGGGCATGGGCTTTCACGTTGCCATCGCTCCCAATACTGCCTACGCCGATTGTCTGGCAGTTGCGGAGTCAGGGGCGCGCGCTGCCCGGCGGGGTGTGTGGGGTGAGCCTTTCTATGCGCCGGTGCGCATGGCCGATCTCGGCCCTGGCGACGGTGGATTCAAGCGGGTCCGCGATGTGGTGACCCGGGTGTCCTTCAAGGATAACGGCTGGTGGGTGCAGCTGGGGGGCAAGTTGGGGGTCAAGATAGCTGAACCGAACCAGGCGGCGTTTAAGCGGTCTGAGCTGAGGCGTCTGGAGGGTCGGGAAGTCGAAGTGCGCGGCTGGCTGGTGCCCAGAGACGGTGGTTGGTGGATGCTCACCCTCGGTCATCCCGAGATGCTGGAAATGAATCCTTCGTAG
- a CDS encoding malic enzyme-like NAD(P)-binding protein codes for MSEELMQDALDYHALPTPGKISVELTTPAETQRDLSLAYSPGVAEPCREIAADVENAYRYTGKGNLVAVISNGTAVLGLGNLGALASKPVMEGKALLFKRFAGINSIDIEVETEDAGEFIDTVARIATTFGGINLEDIKAPECFEIESALIERCDIPVFHDDQHGTAIVTAAGLVSALEIQGKRIEDAVVTCLGAGAAAIACMRLLISLGARRENIYMLDRRGVIYEGREGVNTYKQEFANRTDKRSLSDAISGADVFIGLSGADLLSPEMLLSMADRPVVFACSNPDPEIKPELALATRDDLIIATGRSDYPNQVNNVLGFPFIFRGALDVRASAINEEMKVAAVQALCDLAREPVEQAVLDACGVESLAFGPEYIIPKPMDSRLLGRLAPAVARAAIESGVARVALPEDYAPTL; via the coding sequence ATGTCAGAAGAGCTGATGCAAGATGCGTTGGATTACCATGCGCTGCCAACGCCGGGCAAAATCAGTGTGGAATTGACCACCCCCGCCGAAACCCAGCGAGACCTCTCACTTGCGTATTCACCCGGTGTCGCTGAGCCCTGCCGTGAAATCGCCGCCGATGTCGAGAACGCCTATCGCTATACCGGCAAGGGCAATCTTGTGGCGGTGATCAGCAACGGTACCGCTGTATTGGGCCTGGGCAATCTGGGCGCACTGGCCAGCAAGCCGGTGATGGAAGGCAAGGCGCTGCTGTTCAAACGTTTTGCGGGCATTAACTCCATCGATATTGAAGTTGAAACCGAAGATGCGGGCGAATTTATCGATACGGTTGCCCGTATTGCCACGACCTTTGGCGGCATTAACCTGGAAGACATCAAGGCACCCGAGTGTTTTGAGATTGAGTCTGCGCTGATTGAGCGCTGCGATATTCCGGTATTTCACGATGATCAGCACGGTACCGCGATTGTGACCGCGGCCGGGCTCGTGAGCGCGCTGGAAATTCAAGGCAAGCGGATTGAAGACGCCGTAGTAACCTGCCTCGGTGCCGGTGCCGCAGCGATTGCCTGCATGCGCTTGCTGATCAGCCTCGGTGCGCGCCGGGAAAACATTTATATGCTGGACCGCCGCGGTGTGATTTATGAAGGCCGCGAAGGGGTGAACACCTACAAGCAGGAGTTCGCCAATCGCACCGACAAGCGCAGCCTGTCAGATGCCATCAGTGGTGCAGACGTCTTTATCGGCCTGTCCGGAGCTGATCTGCTCAGCCCGGAAATGCTGCTGTCCATGGCGGACCGCCCGGTGGTCTTTGCCTGTTCCAACCCCGACCCGGAGATTAAGCCGGAGCTGGCACTGGCGACCCGGGATGATCTGATTATTGCCACCGGCCGGTCGGACTACCCTAACCAGGTCAACAATGTGCTGGGCTTCCCCTTTATTTTCCGCGGCGCGTTGGATGTGCGTGCCAGCGCCATTAATGAAGAGATGAAGGTGGCAGCGGTACAGGCGCTGTGCGACCTTGCCAGGGAACCGGTTGAGCAGGCTGTGCTCGATGCCTGTGGCGTGGAATCACTGGCGTTCGGGCCTGAGTACATCATACCCAAGCCCATGGACAGTCGTTTGCTGGGGCGCCTTGCGCCGGCGGTGGCGCGGGCAGCGATTGAGTCGGGCGTGGCCCGGGTGGCGCTGCCGGAGGACTACGCGCCCACGCTCTGA